The DNA segment ttattgaaattgatagacaaagaagacataaggagtatggagcaatcccattggttgaaactggtggtctttacagactaagagggaaagtgatagactaactgtcgttgctccatactccttatgtcttctttgtctatcaatttcaataatagacCCGAAGCGAGCTAATTGTTCtcggttgccgttggttagtctatatGCTCTACCCCCTTTGTCCATCACAACCACCCGCTGCCACCAAtatgatccctccatatccctcttgtcccctttgcctatagctttgtctatcaatttcaataatcggccgacTGGTCCCATCACATATGAATCGAGGACCAGCGCAATTTTTCCAGGCTGTCAAGTCAAGTTTGAGGGAATCTTCCGCGACCCTCCTTCGAGTTCTAAAACGGGCGCACCCGGTCTCCAGTGGCTGCGCCGCACCGGCCGGTCGGTCGGCGGAAATGCCTGACAACCTGTACAGGTCTCCGCGGCAGTCACCCATTAAAACTGACGGGCGGTTCCTCCGACGACCGTGCTCCTATGAGCAAGCTCCGGTGCCGACAGTCCCTTTACGGACTCGAGGCTTCCTCCTTCGACCACCTCTGTTCCGGAATCGCTGatcggcggcgcggcggtcgctTTCCTCTTGGAACCAGAGTCGTGGCGGAAAACGGGATGGTAGCGGAGAGGGTGGGGATCAGGGGGTACTTGGATTTAGCTCATGATCCGTATTCCGTCGTGAGTGAGAGAGTTGTCGATTCGTCTggaaattcactgatttttatagaaattttgtaaggttgcatggcgcttgtgatactttggctggaaggtgagggatggagatgttgcgtgtgtgaggaatttgcgatttgactgttgattcttatgtaaaagttcgcgagaagcacgccggtgccactggttatctctgaaatcaactcccgagctcaaaaaaagctctcaagttgaggccaaaatggaggggatatcccacgctatcctgcagagagtccacctctactgtagaggtggactctctaCAGAGGTGTAGactacatcaaggcaaactctccacgtaaatatagggagcaaatacattggcagggctgtCACCTTATTTTgggactcttaaactgaaatcacggcagccctgtcaatgtatttgctccctatctttacatggagagtttgtcttgatgtagaggtggactctcaggatagcgtgggacatcccctccattttggcttcaacttgagagctttttttgagcttgggagttgatttcagagaaaaccagtgggaccatcgtgtttctcgccaacttttacatagaatcaacagtcaaatcgcaaattcctcacacatgcaacatctccattgtatcGCGAGGCCCTGAAAGAAGGAGATAGATGCCCGAATATAGGGAATAAACGGGCGGGTCGACAACCTGGGCGGCGGGAAAACTTATCCGTCGGGTTCGTATTCGGCGACAGGCGTCACTCACATGAATGGTGGCCAGGAAACGGGCGGGCGCGTGATTGGATTTTTAAAAGCCGGCGTAGTCTCCCTGGACCCCACCCCCAACCCCATCCCTGTCAGCGAGTGGAGCTATTTTACATTTATCGCTGTTTGTTTGTTTCACTTACTCTCCcggccgccgcgcgccggtgcAACCAGTTTTATCCCATTGAAAAGTCCGCGCGTATCGCCGCGCCGTCCCCACGTGAGCCGCCATCGTCgaccgccgcacggtggatccagtcaatgagAGGactggaaaagaaagaaaaaaaaaaaagaaaaaaaacacatcgtatctagagttcagactattgaaaacattcacaagaaaaatcagatttttgcttaaatcaaaaggaaatccgctcaaattaagaggcttgcttcttgatttaagcaaaaatccgattgaatcaagagtattttttcttgtcgatgtttttaagagtctggactctagatccaatgtgttttttttccagcatgagagaggtcggacaaaatttgaaaacttttaaaaactcataactccacttatacaaaactttgaggttctaaaagtggtttcattggtttcctcgtgaaatttccttctagaaTCACCCCTTATAGTTTGAAATTCGACGaaatatacataaaaattttcagtttcagtcgaaaatttcatgtccgacttctctgattggctcggtccactgtgcgacgggtaGTCCGGTAGCAGACTCGGGCTCCGACGCTTTGCTCCGGGTAATTGAGACCTGCTCGCAATATAGTATGCTCTGTATAATCTCGTAGTATCAGTGTCATCTCAACATACAGAGTGTTCTATCAATTGCACGTATTTCTACCcgacagaactatgtgcaggtgggaaagatggggcgTGCTAGTTAGTCGAGGCCGTAAAAATGAATAGGAATTAaaaagcgccggtgacgtcagtgGCGACGACCGAGCCGAAGAGCGACGATCCGAGGCATTTAATCATGatccctgtccacaacgctctagaTACATgaccacggctcatgagtttcGTATACAGTTAGCGCATAGTTCCCTATGACAGAATTTAAATGCCCGCTTTTCTAATTCCgcaaaaggagctatgtgccAACTGTATACGAAACGCATTAGCCGTGCCATGTGTCCAAAGCGTTGTGGACGGGGCTGGCTGGAGCGTGTATCGAAAACAGTCGATTAGTAGCGCCTAACGAGACCctgggatacttcatgcattgcgcgtatagcACGGTGCAAGGCCAGCGCGTAGTAGCGCCTAACAAGACCCCGGGATACTTCGTGCATTGCGCGTATAGCACGGTGCGTGGGCAGCGCggagtagcgccttacaagaccctgggatacttcatgcattgcgcgtatagcACGGTGTGCCGGGTATGCGCTCAAGTCGTAGAAAAACCGCAATTTCTTTACCTAACCTACCCTACCAAGTCAAACCTACCCCAGGTCACaccgccgctgacgtcaccggcgcttataattcccattcattcttatggccttcgactaacgagcataccccatctttccctccTGCACATAGTTGTTTGGTAGATGTACGCCCAATTTTTCCCGAGAATAGTTAAGCTCACCCGTGTTAATGGTCGTGCCTCAGGCAGCTCCGTCCCTTAAAAGGTCACATATTGAtgactaaagtgcaaaaccacgtatctccattgcgatgtttcaaaattgccgcttatattttattttctggagGAAAAGCAAGTCAAGTCCATGGCTTGGaaacacagaatattctgctgacagacaggaaaaatcaaggaagttttcaagaaattgcgttgattggttttctgaggaaaaactaAAGTATAGCaaaaagtctgcaacattgcaatcggAGATTCGTGGTTTCACTTTTTTGTCATCACATgataagaattttcaaaatatttttctgccgcATTCGTCACCTTCACCATTCTGGCTGAGGCAGATAGGTGCATATGTTGTTTTATcgcaaattgaaaatgtgacgaagaaCCTATGATATGCCAATGAGCATCGTGATTCGACACACATTTGATGAGATTATGCTCactgtgcgccttcaattacagaTGACGCAGCAAGATACACGTGAGTTGAAACTATTGTATCGTATTTGATGAGATTTAGAAATAAAGCGATTTTCGGGTTGCGATAGAGTACGTGGCGGTTGCGCTCCATATAATGCGCCTTCGAAATAGGAATTATGCAGTGAACACACACAAAATGGGAACGTTCCATCTTTCCGATGCTTTGAGCTCTCAGTAGAATGTGCTGGTGCTGAATGTTCATGGTTTAGTCGTAGTGTAGGTATATCAGTAACTTACGTGGATTATAGTGATGAATAGCATATTTGGATTGGGCAAGGAAAACACAGCgataatttttgaaacgacAGGAGGTTGCAGAAATCACTCGCAACCTATGACTGACAATAAGTGATAAAGGAGTTTTTCAACTCTTTCATTAGATaagtttttaaaggagagtacatcagcatcattccttgaaatccTCTCAAAGTTTGCTtcgcaccgagaaaaaaaaagagtttttaGAAATCGTCATTGAGTTGTTCTCCGTATTAAAAACGAAGTATCAcaaggaagtttgcaacgtcgcaaattgagatacgtggtttgcgAGTTTTACCATCGAAATCAAGTATGTCGAATATAGCAATTACAATTTTATATAGCAAAATAGCAAATTTTTATATCGAATATCGCAGGAATGATGCAGTCACTAAATCTGtccattaataattttaattggacgtattttttgTGTTCTTCCCTTATTTTAATGTTAGCGCTTACGGCTTTTTAAGATTGACCGATTCAATTTCTCAGGCATCCAGCACTTGTTTATTAGCCTCGCGGGGGAggaaggtggggggggggcttgagAGTTTGGCAGGTGCCCGGacggaggggggtggggggtgggagGGACGCCCTGCAACTCGACGCGCAAGCATTCGGCCGGTCCCTTCGGGTTGGGGTCCCGTCGCGGGGCGAATTCCAGGGCGTACTCGCCGTGAGTCAAACACTCGAAGACTCCAAGTCGGAGTCCGACGTTGACTTGTCCCTTACATAACTAACCCGAGTCATTCATCTTTCCTCTTTTAAACTCATATATTTCTAGTCACAAATATATGAGactcttttttccaatttcatgCTCCTGTCAATTGGGAATTTATTGTGAGCGCGGGGCATGTGGCATGTATATTGGCGTACTACATTACGATCAAAGCTCTTGCCCTCTTGCCTCTCCTCCCGAGGACTCCCGCAGCGATGCCACGTCGAACGGAATTGCAAGTTCGCAATTTTGAGGAGAATTCCGTGTCCATGGTTGCTTGCTCTACCACTCAGAGACATAATCGACCgtgaaactactagaccacatatatcgtttgcgatgtttaaaaataccCGCTCCcatttaattttgttaaaaGGGAATGATTCAATGTCGTTCCGTGGagttttcggaaattttcttcgcgccgagatgaaaaatcacggacgttttcaaaaattgacgttgagaagttttctattagaaaaataaagcatgacaggaagttgcgacgttgcaaactgagaaacattttaaaactacTGTCGTCATCTTTTGACTGAAAAGAAACCTAATTTTTCATAAATCCTAACACAGGAGCGCGAAGCACCCGTCAAATATCGGACCGCGTAAAAGTCAGGGAAGGGGCTCTCTCAAGTAATTATAGTATGCCCACACCTATTTTGTGTATGAAACGGGGAAATTCACGAGCTCTAGTAATGGTATTCTACATGGACTTTGCTGTTAAGATTAccaatgcgccttcaatttttgaatctgcaatacggacatccattaggcacgaatagttgtattcaacTGATTGTGCCATCGAACGATCTAAGGATCGTGCCATCGTGATTTTGCCATCGATAACGTTGATTTAAAAGCAAACATTGATTGAGTTTCCATCATTTCTATACGTTCCCTGCCCCCATTAAATTTATATCACCATGCTCAAATTTACTGACCTACCGAGCGAGCCGATTctccgattttaaaatcgatgagacataatctctaatttttttttcttctatacaAGACGACTTTTCAGCAaatgtttttaaagaaataaatgcctttgaaaaactcatttttaaaaaaacttacttcCTACAATCTCTAGGTGAGTCTTGTCTATTagccttcactggaaaaaaaaaaaaaaaaaaaaaaaaaaaaaaaaaaaaaaaaaaaaaacacagtggatctctagagtccagactcttaaaaacatcgacaagaaaaaatactcttgattcaatcggatttttgcttaaatcaagaaccaagcctcttaatttcagcggatttcaagaggtattttttcttgtcaatgttttcaagagtctggactccaggtccaatgtgttttttttccagtgttgaccTTCTTGAGCAGTGCTTCGATGTTTCTAAACCGTTTTTGCCAACTCCTTCGACGCGGTcatgaaaactttgaaactgcGCAATGGCAATACTCGTGGCATTCGACTCGATCGGCGACACGCTGAAATCTCCCATCAAAGGCTGCGAGACCTCCTTTCCACAAGTTTCTCGCCACAACGACAAGGCGAAACCTTGATCGTCATTGACTCCTGCGAGTTCTGCCCACACGCAGTCGAAGACCTTTGGCCTCACCTGTGACCCGAGCCATCGATTCCGATCGACCCTCCCTACCCCTCGCGTGTAATATATCGAGTTTCGATGTATCGACGACCCCGCGAGCCTGCTCCCATAATCGCGGGATCTAGGCGTGGGCACACGTTGGCCACCGGACATGGTGCACTACCGTTTCGCACTCTGCCGTTCGTCTTCCAGCGTCCAGCGTACACGAGCTGTCAATCAACTCTTGACCACTCCCAACGTAAGCTTGCGAGCAAGGTAGGGTTGTCCAAAGGTTTGCGTTCTCATAACTCATAGGATAGAAAGTGAAATTAAATCATTCGGAGGGATTAGAAATGATATTAAAATAAGTCGTCTATTGTGGACAAAAATGGATCGCATCTCGCAAAAAGgtaccagcgcgattacagtaaaccggaaaaaaaacacattggatctagagtccagactcttgaaaacattgacaagaaaaaatactcttgattcaatcgggtttttgcttgaatcaaaaggaaatccgctcatattaagaggcttggttcttgatttaagccagattctgattgaatctagagtactttttcttgtcgatgtttttaagagtctataGACTCTAGAgtcaatgtgtttttgttttccagtgtgttttcaaaatcgtgcaacttcttttcttttaaaaatacttaacatATGCAAAGTATTTTTTACAtagatattttcctttaaaattaacaaatttttagtgggaaaaaaaactatttgctatttagggtgattttttttgataattatgaagaagtaacatttttacaacacacAATcatgctggtttctttttgctgaatgcgatccaaatgtGATCCAATTTCACATTAGGTTTCATTAGATTTCTTGTTATCTGAATTTTTAACATAATGGGAGGACATAAGAAATTTTTACCTGGAACCACAGTATTAATTATCAATCATATTTTTATTAGGAAAACTATAATATAAATAATCATTAACAATTTTAAATTCTCAAATAATACTTAACGAACCAACAAGTATCGGTGGAGGTAGATCAGGCGAGGTgatgaaaattttctgattgtGTAGTAACCACCAGCTAATTTTATCGACCAAGCACCAAAACATTTAACAATAAAAGTGcttattttagtgaaatttaGGTGAGTTACATTACCAGCCatgaaatcaaactttctaAAACATTTGATTATGACCTGATTAGCGGTGTTTTCCCCAAGTTATTATATAACACAATTATTTAGGGAAAAAATCATTATCATTTCTTTAAACCACAATTTGCACAAAATGCTGGTTTTCATTTTCGAAAAGGGCGGTatttattggacgtatttatgctaaaaggaactatgtgcacagtgtTAGCATGCGACATAGTcccttctagcataaatacaACCTATTTACAAATGATCAATTTATTATGCCTTAATGAGTCCAGCcagcttttttttcagatgtatGAGGAGCGTAGACTTATTATATTGGATCTTCATCAATGAGAGGCGTTGCACAATAGCAAAACTGAATAACCATCGTTGCCAAAAATGAAGGATCAACATGcgtgacatttttgaaaaaaataagaatgaaagaTGGAGAAAAAGCTCCCATATCTTCATATCACTTTGTTACATTTTCATAATACTGGATACTTCTATTTGAAACAGGTTGGTAATGACGGTGGGATGGAAGTTGAGAGGTATAGCATCTAGTTATCGATCAGAAACGTGACTCCTTTTTCTTCGACAAAATTATATTCCGTGAAATCCACTTCCTGTGGACAAATGATATgaacaaaatttaattaattttttaaattttgatgtttcatgcGATTGATATTTCATGAACAAAGGTGATTTTCTTCGGCAGCTTTGCGTTTCAGTTTTAATTGAGGGTCCATCCATTATTATGTCAAATAGTACGCTGTTCGTATTTCGGGTCTTGACTATTTTGagtaaattaatttaaagtaCGCATGTTCCATGCAATTTTATGCAGGAAACAGGTCAAAACTCCATTTTTAGCCTCAAAACCTCATCTTGGGTCTTAGGGCCCTAGACGATTCTTAAACTTCAAActgtatttctcaaaattacaaCAAACACCTAACATGATGTTACATAGATCCCTCATAATGTTAAAGTAAACTAGTACCTATCAAACGGTTCCTCAATTAAGACATACTTTCAAGGTATAcgtacatatgagtcgctttcacagcactctctggcgctctgcgacgtcTATCCGCCACAAAACTCTATTCTCCCACAACCCACTTAAAGGTTCACCCATTTGTAAGGTatactttttgtaaatttggaATTTATAGCTTGATGTCTCAGCTGTAAGCGTTTGATCATTTTGCTTTAAACTCTTATGCATTATCTTATGAGGAGGATTGCATCTAAAAAATCAATAACTTATACCTGAAGAAAAACCTGTGGTTAAGATTGCCACACCAGTGggttttcatgagattttttaatttataatagTCATAAGCGATAATTATGGTATTTTTATCATTAAGTTATAGTTTTACCACTTACATCGGTGATTATACCGTCACGTTGGTAATAATtgcatttaatggtaaaaataccactaaAACTGGAGCCACTATGaatgaaaattcgaaagaaaCACGATCAATATGGTGTAACAACCGTAGCTCTTTTTTAGTGTACCGAACAAGAAAAATGAGGTATTTTGAGGTGTGTATAAGTATATGAAAAAGTAGGAGCTCACATTTGTATCGGCCAATTCCAAGTTGTAAAAGTCCATGCCGTCAGCTTTCCTATACAATGGACCAGCATGCCACGTTCCCCGGTTCAGTTTCATGAACTTGGGACCTGAAATTCTGAACACGCGGATTTCGTCTGCCGATGGGGGCATGTAGTAATGTCCTGCATATGACTGCACCAGTTTCTTCTTGTCTTCATCGTTAACTTCTTCTGGTTTCACTACAGATGCTTTTGCTACACCCATGTACCAGACGTGACCCCCGTTGGAGCCAAGGCATTGGGTCGTTCTTGCATGATGCGCCATCTTTTCGAATTTCAGTTGCCGGTCTGGCAGATGCATCATGTATAACCTGAGGAAATCGTAAAATGGGAtcaaagtaaaataaaagtaCCAGAAAAACTAAATGTTGTAATAAGAgttaatagaccactagacaaggtgcgccACACAATGCATGTTTCTGCATCAGAATTGTACTTGAAATTCGATGGGCGCATTGAAACTTTCcaaattgatggtgaaactgcggATATATGTACCTCAGCTCGCGgtattgcagacttcctgccttAGTTACCTTTCTACGTAGAAAACTAccaaacgtcaatttttgaaaatttcggtgaattttatTGTCTGCGTGATGGGTAATCTGGGAAAACCTCAAGTCATAATGCTAGTTAggtcttttcttaaaaaataaagtaagatgAGACATtatgaaacactgcaaccgaagTACGTAGTTTATTGGTTTCATcgtcaaaatttcacacttCCTGCTCACATAGAAACTAGATATATTGAGTTTCATCGCAGTATACACTGATTTGAGTTACATCTTTTCAAAgaataaatttttcagagggtAGAAGATTATAGGTAGATtttttgaagcaccactaccaAACTGCTAACAAATAACATATAATTATGCAGTTTTATAATTTAAGAGTTTTATATAAGTcgtacatttttgtttttgagttTCGATCGACCAGGCACACACTATACTGATTAGTTATTACGTATTGCATTTATTACTGAAGATCCGTCCAAGCACTAAGTTTTAACGTCTAATACGTATATCACATCATCACTCTACGGTATTAAAGAGATGCATGgaatattttttgtgtgtttctgCGTTGTTTTGCGCCCTTATTATTGAATGTGCACTTGAGtgctttctgattttttaagagaggAGGGATTGAACATCaaatatgctaaaaaaaaaaaaaaaaataaataatttacctGGGAGTCCCTTGCGACAGGTCTAGTTGCGCATCATCAGGACCATATTTATGATCATTTGCCATTGGTCCACAGATTTGTCCATATTCCTTAAAGCTCTCTGGGGTTGCTTCAATCGGTTTCAAGGTCACTATCCTCAATCCTGACGCAGGGGCCTTCGTTCCCATTTCTGGTTTCTGtcaaaaacttcagtttttaatttCAGGAGAAAGCTTACAACTAAACTACAAGAGTTGAGAATTACACTAAACTTTACATTCGTTCGTAGTTATAGTTCACTGAGAAAGAAGTggcttgatttaagcagaagtATCCCTTCCTGCATCAAGAATGAGATAGCTTGAAACAAGTACATTTCCATTTGATGCTAATAACCTCTTGATAAAAGCATTTTTAGACCATAGTCACTTGGAgcaatttagttacgttctttcgtctaggAAACGACAAATTATGGCAGAAAAAATTCCGATGCTTGATTTCGTACCTTGAATATTTGACCCTCGGCAGATGGAATCTTCCGGAAGCTCATCACAGTTTTAAAACCCTGTCACACAGAGAACAAAATGAAGATGCAGTGTGAGGAAATGAGTATCCCCAGCAAGTGAGTCTAGAGGATTACTgcgtcctgaggaaaaacggcgtatgaaccttcaggcgtcgccaaattttctttgataaaacatgaattccctggtaaactcatgaatattttcctgacaattcttaagataattttgttcgtactttgagctaaagttcctgaaac comes from the Bemisia tabaci chromosome 7, PGI_BMITA_v3 genome and includes:
- the LOC109030126 gene encoding uncharacterized protein, whose protein sequence is MGTKAPASGLRIVTLKPIEATPESFKEYGQICGPMANDHKYGPDDAQLDLSQGTPRLYMMHLPDRQLKFEKMAHHARTTQCLGSNGGHVWYMGVAKASVVKPEEVNDEDKKKLVQSYAGHYYMPPSADEIRVFRISGPKFMKLNRGTWHAGPLYRKADGMDFYNLELADTNEVDFTEYNFVEEKGVTFLIDN